The uncultured Campylobacter sp. DNA segment ATTGTAGAAATTTGGCTTGTCCGGAACCCGTCATCAGGACTAAAAATGCGCTTGAGAGCCTAAAAGTCGGCGAAAAGCTTGAGATTTTAGTAAATTCTATCGCTCCAAAAGAAAACATTAGCCGTTTTTTAAAAAATCAAAACGTCGAATTTAGCGTAGAACAAAACGGCGCCGAGACAAAAATCACCGCCGTTAAGGGCGAATCTAGGCTTGAGTTAGCAAATTTTGACGAATTCGTCTGCGAGATCACGCCAAAGGCTAAAAAAATAGCCCTTTATCTAAATGAAGAGCGCGCCGGTAGCGG contains these protein-coding regions:
- the yedF gene encoding sulfurtransferase-like selenium metabolism protein YedF — encoded protein: MQIDCRNLACPEPVIRTKNALESLKVGEKLEILVNSIAPKENISRFLKNQNVEFSVEQNGAETKITAVKGESRLELANFDEFVCEITPKAKKIALYLNEERAGSGDVGVNLLAKFLGALLQVENKPEYVICVNNAVKMTTNRAHAGFKPLKDLEAAGVKILSCGSCLEAYKLVGDLSVGEISNAYEIMQILTSHEQIKL